In Apodemus sylvaticus chromosome 7, mApoSyl1.1, whole genome shotgun sequence, the sequence tcggagatcctcctgcctctgcctcccaagtgctcggattaaaggcctgtgctaccactgcctacCGAGAAGAGGTTTTAAGCATGGTCTTATTCCCTAGCACTCAGATGAAGTTATTGTTAATGTGTTTGAAGTTTTCAGTGTGACAGTGTTAAATAAGCCCAGGCCTTTCACAGCTGATGAGACTGGCCAGGgtctgaattatttttatttgctttgttttctagTCTGTGGGAGATATCTGAAAGCCACTTCAAGTACCCAATCGTGGAGCAGTACTTGAAGACAAAGAAGAACTCTAGCCATTTAATCACGAAATACATTAGCTGCCGGCTGGTGACATTTGCGGTTATCCTGCTGGCTTGTATCTACTTGAGCTATTACTTCAGCCTCTCCTCACTCTCGGACGAGTTTCTCTGCAGCATCAAATCAGGCGTCCTGAAAAACGACAGCACCATTCCCGATCGCTTCCAGTGCAAGCTCATCGCCGTTGGCATCTTCCAGCTGCTGAGCCTCATAAACCTCCTGGTGTATGCTCTGCTGGTTCCCGTGGTCATCTACACATTCTTTGTCCCGTTCCGGCAGAAGACAGACGTTCTCAAAGTGTACGAAATCCTGCCCACCTTCGACGTTCTACATTTCAAGTCCGAAGGCTACAACGACTTGAGCCTCTACAACCTTTTTCTTGAGGAGAACATAAGTGAGCTCAAATCGTACAAGTGTCTGAAGGTGCTGGAGAACATTAAAAGCAATGGGCAGGGCATTGACCCCATGCTGCTCCTGACAAACCTGGGCATGATTAAGATGGACATCATTGATGGAAAAGTTCCCATGTCCCAACAGACCAAGGGAGAGGACCGGGGCAGCCAGAGAGTGGATCTCAAAGGTAGGGCAGGCTCTCTGGGCAGACACGCCTGTTTAGCAGTCTGGGGAGTCTTTACCCTGACTGTGACTTGAACCCTTGCCCCAGTGTTATCCTGGGGGAGCCCTAGGCTGCAAGGATACAGGAACAAATCGGTGTTATCCTGCTTCCAAAGAAGGATGactctgtttcctctctctgtcttcctgtcagcCTGCTGGTTGCTCTGTCTGGGTCGTGCCTGCTGTCTCATGCCTCACCTCTGTTTCTAGCACGCCTCTTCTTTGCCTTGTCTtcctctctgtagctctggtctctttgtccttctctgtatttattctttgacaatttcatacgtGTTTACAGAATATCTTGATCATATCCAGCTTCCCCCATATGTGTGTACCCCCACATACGTGTACCCCATATATCCCATTCCCACCTTCATATAGTCTTTATGCTTTCTGACCCACGGAGTTCAGTTAGTGCTTCCGGTAGGGACACTGGCTGATCGTGTTGGCTCTGTCTGACTTGTTTAGTCCGTGAGCCAGGCCGTGTTCGGTTCAGAAGCCAGACTCTTACCACCTGCCCCTGGCACTGACATCATCTCCTCTTCATGGGTGTGCCCTGAGCCCTGACGTAGGGCCGGGGGTTGGAATCGAGGTCCCATGGAAGGCTGGGCACTCAGCGGCCATTTCACTTGCTGTCGGCACTTGAATGGGTCCTGAGTCTGCGTTGACGGCTGCCCGCTGCAGTAGGTGGGCTCTCTGGCTGAGGGCGGCACCAATCTCTGAGGACGGACATATTTAGAAGGGAATTCGACCACATACCCGTTTAGCAAAATAACAGTAGCAGGTTCTC encodes:
- the Panx1 gene encoding pannexin-1, which gives rise to MAIAHLATEYVFSDFLLKEPTEPKFKGLRLELAVDKMVTCIAVGLPLLLISLAFAQEISIGTQISCFSPSSFSWRQAAFVDSYCWAAVQQKSSLQSESGNLPLWLHKFFPYILLLFAILLYLPALFWRFAAAPHLCSDLKFIMEELDKVYNRAIKAAKSARDLDLRDGPGPPGVTENLGQSLWEISESHFKYPIVEQYLKTKKNSSHLITKYISCRLVTFAVILLACIYLSYYFSLSSLSDEFLCSIKSGVLKNDSTIPDRFQCKLIAVGIFQLLSLINLLVYALLVPVVIYTFFVPFRQKTDVLKVYEILPTFDVLHFKSEGYNDLSLYNLFLEENISELKSYKCLKVLENIKSNGQGIDPMLLLTNLGMIKMDIIDGKVPMSQQTKGEDRGSQRVDLKDLDLSSEAAASNGEKNSRQRLLNLSC